CGATCCTCAGCGTCGCGCAGTACTACATCGAGCGGCACTACGCCCGCGGGTCCGCGCGCGCCCTGCCCCTGACACCGTTGCAGCGCGCCCGCCGCTGGGTGAGCACGCAATGGGCACGCCTCGGCGATGCGCCCCCGGGAGCGACGGATGCCACGCACCCGGTCGCCGCGAAGGGAGCGGGCGCATGAGCGTCGCCACCGCCACCCGTGGGCTCGTCGAGATCCACAACGTGCACAAGAGCTTCCACGGCGTCGAGGTGCTGAAGGGCATCGACCTCACCGTGCAGCCGGGCGAGGTCGTCGCGCTGCTCGGACCGAGCGGCTCGGGGAAGTCCACGCTGCTGCGCACGATCAACCACCTGGAGACCGTGGATGCCGGCTCGGTCACGGTCGACGGGGAGTTCATCGGCTACGAACTGCGTCACGGCAAGCTGCACGAGTTGCACGAGAGGGAGATCCTGCGCCGGCGGACGCGCGTGGGGATCGTCTTCCAGAACTTTCACCTCTTCCCGCACCTCACCGCGCTCGAGAACGTGACCGAAGCGCCGCTCGCCCTGAAGCGGCTGAACAAGGACGACGCGCGCGAGCTGGCCCTCGGCCTGCTCGACCGGGTGGGCCTGAGCGACAAGGCCGACGCCTACCCGCGTCAGCTCTCGGGTGGTCAGCAGCAGCGCGTCGCGATCGCCCGGGCCTTGGCCCTCACGCCCCAGGTGCTGCTGTTCGACGAACCGACGAGTGCGCTCGACCCCGAGCTCGTGGGCGAGGTGCTCGATGTCATCCGCGACCTCGCGAAGCTCGGCACGACCCTCGTGATCGTGACGCACGAGATCGGTTTCGCGCGCGAGGTCGCCGACCGCGTCGTGTTCCTCGACCAGGGCCGCGTCGTCGAGCAGGGCACGCCGGACGAGGTGCTCGGCCGCCCGCGGCACCCGCGGACGCGGGAGTTCCTCGCGAAAGTGCTCGGCTGACGGCCGCGACCTCC
This portion of the Microbacterium testaceum StLB037 genome encodes:
- a CDS encoding amino acid ABC transporter ATP-binding protein, translated to MSVATATRGLVEIHNVHKSFHGVEVLKGIDLTVQPGEVVALLGPSGSGKSTLLRTINHLETVDAGSVTVDGEFIGYELRHGKLHELHEREILRRRTRVGIVFQNFHLFPHLTALENVTEAPLALKRLNKDDARELALGLLDRVGLSDKADAYPRQLSGGQQQRVAIARALALTPQVLLFDEPTSALDPELVGEVLDVIRDLAKLGTTLVIVTHEIGFAREVADRVVFLDQGRVVEQGTPDEVLGRPRHPRTREFLAKVLG